One window of the Marmota flaviventris isolate mMarFla1 chromosome 2, mMarFla1.hap1, whole genome shotgun sequence genome contains the following:
- the LOC114088139 gene encoding Krueppel-like factor 17, which produces MSILDMSLSSRCGGVLTSWNHSPLDTQYFPQGTEMLGTFLVSAEAPVQNMGEVGPQFDVLLPEYSVNCCPQAALVPSQMTYCQGVSPSRPGMMMCKEPQMMMPLGEPSIPGMARTFSENLKIPPNRLPVPDSSGISVSHTSAPTMPYSDPQLLPSLRPSLTPKMLWAPNMPSTETQPVLPSMIQMLPPRDPYDLEMPSDRSQSLRTLDSLDAFVDKLDCQEDLFLPEPPTQAPRRAENSSGQKAAPRRKSPLSRPYCCQYKNCGKAYTKRSHLVSHQRKYTGEKPYRCTWEGCTWSFFRSDELGRHMRIHTRYRPYECDQCGRQFMRSDHLQQHQRIHQRLPGQVSSGQTDGPLAPGL; this is translated from the coding sequence ATGTCCATCTTGGATATGTCTCTGTCTTCCAGATGTGGCGGAGTACTCACCTCTTGGAACCACAGCCCACTAGACACTCAATACTTTCCTCAGGGCACAGAGATGTTAGGGACCTTTTTGGTGTCTGCTGAGGCACCCGTGCAGAATATGGGTGAAGTGGGGCCCCAGTTCGATGTGTTATTACCGGAGTACTCTGTGAACTGTTGCCCACAAGCGGCTCTTGTCCCTTCCCAGATGACTTACTGTCAGGGAGTCTCTCCCTCCCGGCCAGGGATGATGATGTGCAAGGAGCCCCAGATGATGATGCCTTTAGGAGAGCCCAGTATTCCAGGAATGGCCAGGACCTTCAGTGAGAATCTGAAGATACCCCCCAACAGGCTGCCAGTCCCAGATTCAAGTGGCATCTCCGTGTCCCACACTAGTGCCCCAACAATGCCTTATTCTGATCCCCAATTACTACCTTCTCTCAGACCCTCTTTAACTCCTAAAATGTTATGGGCCCCAAACATGCCATCCACTGAGACCCAGCCTGTGCTCCCCTCCATGATTCAGATGTTGCCGCCTAGAGATCCCTATGACCTTGAGATGCCCTCAGATAGGTCCCAGTCTTTGCGGACCTTAGACTCCCTTGATGCTTTTGTGGACAAGTTAGACTGCCAGGAAGACCTCTTCCTACCTGAGCCGCCCACCCAGGCTCCAAGGAGAGCAGAGAACTCCAGTGGCCAGAAAGCGGCACCCAGGAGGAAATCTCCCCTTTCAAGGCCTTATTGCTGTCAGTATAAGAACTGTGGAAAAGCCTATACCAAGCGCTCACACCTTGTGAGTCACCAGCGCAAATACACAGGTGAGAAGCCTTATAGATGCACCTGGGAAGGCTGCACGTGGTCTTTTTTTCGTTCTGATGAGCTTGGACGACATATGCGGATACACACCAGGTATCGACCATATGAATGTGATCAGTGTGGCCGACAGTTCATGAGATCTGACCATCTCCAGCAACATCAAAGGATTCATCAGCGCCTGCCAGGGCAGGTCAGCAGTGGACAGACAGATGGTCCTCTTGCTCCTGGTCTTTAG